A window of the Sporosarcina sp. FSL K6-2383 genome harbors these coding sequences:
- the radA gene encoding DNA repair protein RadA — translation MAKRKTKFMCKSCGYESPKWMGRCPGCGEWNTMDEEVEIVQKGPRGAFQHTDNVRQKAMPISAIETVEEPRIDTDLEELNRVLGGGVVPGSLVLIGGDPGIGKSTLLLQVSSLLANKGQRVLYISGEESIRQTKLRAERLGVASDELYIYAETDLSQIHETIASVEPQFVIVDSIQTVHHPEVTSAPGSVSQVRECTAELMRIAKTKNIAIFLVGHVTKDGQIAGPRLLEHMVDTVLYFEGERHHTYRILRSVKNRFGSTNEIAIFEMLQAGLKEVLNPSELFLQERSQGGAGSTVVASMEGTRPILVEIQALVTPSSFNYPKRMATGLDQNRVSLLMAVLEKRIGMLLQAQDAYIKVAGGVKLDEPAIDLAVLMSIVSSYKDTAAGLSDCFIGEVGLTGEVRRVSRIEQRVTEAAKLGFERAIIPASNLGGWDYPKGIQVVGVETVSDALKLAFSN, via the coding sequence ATGGCAAAAAGAAAAACGAAGTTTATGTGTAAGTCCTGTGGCTATGAATCGCCTAAATGGATGGGGCGTTGTCCGGGGTGTGGGGAATGGAATACGATGGATGAGGAAGTTGAGATTGTTCAAAAAGGTCCTCGAGGGGCTTTTCAACATACGGATAATGTCCGACAGAAGGCTATGCCAATCAGTGCAATTGAAACCGTAGAGGAGCCACGGATTGACACGGATTTAGAGGAGCTAAACCGGGTACTTGGTGGTGGAGTCGTCCCAGGCTCGCTTGTCCTAATTGGTGGAGATCCGGGAATTGGCAAGTCCACATTGTTGCTGCAAGTGTCATCCTTACTTGCTAATAAAGGTCAGCGAGTGCTTTATATTTCGGGTGAGGAGTCCATTCGTCAGACGAAGCTTCGTGCCGAACGACTTGGTGTAGCATCAGACGAACTTTATATTTATGCAGAAACAGATCTGAGCCAAATTCATGAAACAATCGCTAGCGTAGAGCCGCAGTTTGTTATTGTGGACTCTATTCAAACGGTTCATCACCCCGAAGTGACTTCGGCGCCGGGAAGTGTGTCGCAAGTACGGGAATGTACAGCGGAATTGATGCGTATTGCGAAGACAAAGAATATCGCTATCTTCCTTGTTGGGCATGTGACGAAGGATGGCCAAATTGCAGGGCCGAGATTGCTAGAGCATATGGTGGATACTGTCCTTTATTTTGAAGGAGAAAGACATCATACATACCGGATTTTACGTAGCGTGAAAAATAGGTTTGGCTCGACGAATGAGATTGCTATTTTTGAAATGCTGCAGGCTGGATTAAAGGAAGTACTAAATCCTTCTGAACTATTTTTACAGGAACGCTCGCAGGGAGGGGCAGGCTCGACGGTCGTTGCCTCGATGGAAGGAACACGCCCGATTCTTGTGGAAATTCAAGCGCTTGTTACACCATCGAGTTTCAATTACCCGAAACGAATGGCGACGGGGCTTGATCAAAATCGTGTGTCGCTGCTCATGGCGGTATTGGAGAAACGAATAGGGATGCTACTACAAGCACAGGATGCTTATATTAAAGTGGCTGGTGGTGTGAAGCTGGATGAGCCGGCTATTGACTTAGCTGTATTGATGAGTATTGTTTCAAGCTATAAAGATACAGCGGCTGGTTTGTCTGATTGTTTTATTGGCGAGGTTGGGTTGACGGGAGAAGTGCGTCGAGTTTCTCGTATTGAACAACGTGTGACAGAGGCGGCGAAGCTTGGCTTTGAGCGTGCCATTATTCCCGCGTCCAATCTAGGTGGCTGGGATTATCCGAAAGGGATTCAGGTAGTTGGCGTCGAAACGGTTAGTGATGCTTTAAAACTTGCCTTTTCGAACTAG
- a CDS encoding ATP-dependent Clp protease ATP-binding subunit, which produces MMFNRFTQRAQKVLQLAQEEAIRMKHESIGTEHILLGLIREGGGIAAKALEAIDVSFETIEQGVEKLVGAGSKDVGPIVHYTPRAKKVIELSVDESRKLGHSYIGTEHILLALIREGEGVAARVLNNAGVSLNKARQQVLQLLGSNDSSAGNQGVSNSASTPTLDSLARDLTEIAREGTLDPVIGRSKEITRVIEVLARRTKNNPVLIGEPGVGKTAIAEGLAQQVVNNEVPEILRDKRVMTLDMGTVVAGTKYRGEFEDRMKKVMEEIRQAGNIILFIDELHTLIGAGGAEGAIDASNILKPSLARGELQCIGATTLDEYRKYIEKDAALERRFQPIQVDEPTVDETIQIIYGLRDRYEAHHRVKITDEAVIAAAKMSDRYISDRFLPDKAIDLIDEAGSKVRLRSYTTPPNLKELELKLEAIRSEKNAAVQSQEFEKAASFRDKEQKMKEELETTKTAWKEKQGQTESEVTVNEIAEVVAMWTGIPVSKIAETETAKLLNMEEVLHERVIGQAEAVTAISRAIRRARAGLKDPKRPIGSFIFLGPTGVGKTELARALAEVMFGDEEAMIRIDMSEYMEKHSTSRLVGSPPGYVGYDEGGQLTEKVRRKPYSVVLLDEIEKAHPDVFNILLQVLEDGRLTDSKGRTVDFRNTVVIMTSNVGAQALKKNRYVGFNLQEPGRDYEGMKETMLGELKKAFRPEFLNRVDEMIVFHSLEKEHLREIVTLMTNELTKRLGEQDIELVLTDEAKLKIVDVGYDPEYGARPLRRALQKHVEDRLSEELLKGTVLTGGKVLVGVEDGEFIVKTVTDKKKKQVAAEK; this is translated from the coding sequence ATGATGTTTAATCGATTTACACAGCGCGCACAAAAAGTGTTGCAACTTGCCCAAGAAGAGGCGATTCGTATGAAACACGAATCCATCGGAACAGAACATATTTTACTTGGACTGATTCGTGAGGGCGGAGGCATTGCCGCAAAAGCGCTTGAAGCGATAGATGTTAGCTTTGAAACAATCGAACAAGGTGTGGAAAAACTTGTCGGTGCTGGGTCAAAGGATGTCGGTCCAATCGTCCATTATACGCCGAGGGCTAAAAAGGTCATTGAATTATCGGTAGATGAGTCACGTAAGCTAGGTCATTCCTATATTGGTACGGAGCATATTTTGCTTGCACTCATTCGCGAAGGTGAGGGGGTTGCGGCGCGCGTACTGAACAATGCAGGAGTCAGTTTGAACAAAGCGCGTCAACAAGTACTACAGCTGCTCGGTAGCAATGATAGCTCGGCGGGTAACCAAGGTGTGTCGAATTCAGCATCAACGCCAACATTGGATAGCTTGGCACGTGACTTAACAGAAATTGCACGTGAAGGCACGCTCGATCCGGTTATCGGACGCAGTAAAGAAATCACACGCGTGATTGAAGTGTTAGCGCGCCGTACAAAAAACAATCCTGTACTTATCGGAGAACCGGGTGTTGGGAAAACGGCTATCGCGGAAGGTCTGGCGCAACAAGTTGTGAATAATGAAGTGCCGGAAATTCTTCGTGATAAACGAGTGATGACACTGGACATGGGAACGGTAGTTGCTGGTACGAAATACCGCGGTGAATTTGAAGATCGCATGAAAAAAGTAATGGAAGAAATTCGACAAGCGGGCAATATTATATTGTTCATTGATGAGTTGCATACACTTATTGGTGCAGGTGGAGCAGAAGGAGCAATCGATGCTTCTAATATTTTGAAGCCTTCCCTAGCGCGCGGCGAATTGCAATGTATCGGTGCTACGACGCTTGACGAATACCGTAAATATATTGAAAAAGATGCCGCGCTCGAAAGACGGTTCCAGCCGATTCAAGTTGACGAACCAACTGTCGATGAGACCATCCAAATCATTTATGGTCTACGTGATCGCTATGAAGCACATCACCGCGTGAAAATTACGGATGAAGCAGTGATAGCAGCGGCGAAAATGTCGGATCGCTATATTTCTGACCGTTTTCTTCCGGATAAAGCGATTGATTTGATTGACGAGGCGGGCTCGAAAGTACGCCTTCGTTCTTATACAACACCACCGAATTTGAAGGAACTCGAATTGAAATTGGAAGCTATTCGTTCTGAAAAGAATGCCGCTGTTCAAAGTCAAGAATTCGAAAAAGCCGCTTCTTTCCGCGATAAGGAACAGAAGATGAAGGAAGAGCTTGAAACGACGAAAACGGCTTGGAAAGAAAAACAAGGTCAAACGGAGTCTGAAGTGACAGTTAACGAAATCGCAGAGGTTGTGGCGATGTGGACGGGGATTCCGGTTTCTAAAATTGCTGAAACAGAAACGGCCAAACTACTCAATATGGAAGAAGTATTACACGAACGTGTCATTGGTCAAGCGGAAGCAGTGACGGCTATTTCCCGGGCAATACGTCGAGCGCGTGCTGGATTGAAAGATCCGAAACGTCCGATTGGGTCGTTCATTTTTCTCGGACCTACCGGTGTCGGGAAAACGGAATTAGCAAGGGCGCTGGCGGAAGTAATGTTTGGTGACGAGGAAGCGATGATTCGTATTGACATGTCTGAGTACATGGAAAAGCACTCTACGTCACGCCTTGTTGGCTCGCCTCCGGGTTATGTTGGCTATGATGAAGGTGGACAGCTGACAGAAAAAGTGCGTCGTAAGCCTTACTCGGTTGTACTGCTCGATGAAATCGAAAAAGCGCATCCTGATGTCTTTAATATACTGCTACAAGTATTGGAAGATGGTCGCTTAACAGATTCCAAAGGACGCACAGTCGATTTCCGCAACACGGTTGTCATTATGACATCTAACGTAGGTGCACAAGCGTTAAAGAAAAATCGTTATGTCGGCTTTAATTTACAGGAGCCAGGACGCGATTATGAAGGTATGAAAGAAACGATGCTTGGTGAGCTGAAGAAAGCATTCCGACCGGAGTTCTTAAACCGTGTCGACGAAATGATTGTGTTCCACTCACTTGAGAAAGAGCATTTACGAGAAATTGTCACGCTGATGACTAATGAATTGACGAAGCGTCTTGGTGAACAAGATATTGAACTTGTGTTAACGGACGAGGCGAAATTGAAAATTGTTGATGTAGGATATGACCCTGAATACGGTGCACGTCCACTGCGTCGCGCTCTTCAGAAACATGTTGAGGATCGGTTGTCAGAGGAACTCCTAAAAGGGACTGTATTGACAGGTGGAAAAGTACTTGTCGGTGTGGAAGACGGGGAATTCATCGTCAAGACCGTTACCGATAAAAAGAAAAAGCAAGTCGCAGCAGAAAAATAA
- a CDS encoding protein arginine kinase: protein MSIEKFMRNAVTGWMTAHGEHSDIVMSTRIRLARNLTGYHFPIAFKEEDAMAVDKAVAGVLLDSDESEYTYTKMADLPALERQVLVEKHLISPHLANPDRQGAVILSEDETISVMVNEEDHIRIQCIYPGLQLEDAYNQANQVDDHLEKELPYAFDEDFGYLTSCPSNTGTGMRASVMMHLPALTMTKQIDRIIPAISRLGMVVRGSYGEGSEAPGNVYQVSNQTTLGKTEQEILVDLGNITSRLIAHERNSRELLLAKSRIALENRVFRSLGTISYARLLPSGEAARCLSDVRLGIDIGIIEDIDMSILNELLIFMQTGFLQQYADVELSQEERDIFRAKLFRERLHAERILASVEKSKEE, encoded by the coding sequence ATGTCGATTGAAAAGTTCATGCGCAATGCGGTGACAGGCTGGATGACGGCTCATGGTGAGCATTCGGACATTGTGATGTCAACGCGGATTCGCTTAGCTCGCAATCTAACGGGTTATCATTTTCCAATTGCATTTAAAGAGGAAGATGCAATGGCTGTCGATAAGGCTGTTGCTGGCGTCCTGCTCGATTCGGATGAAAGTGAATACACCTATACGAAAATGGCGGATCTTCCAGCACTTGAGCGCCAAGTACTTGTTGAGAAGCATTTAATTAGCCCGCATTTGGCTAATCCAGATCGGCAAGGGGCAGTCATTCTATCGGAGGACGAAACAATTAGTGTCATGGTCAATGAGGAGGATCATATTCGCATCCAATGCATCTATCCGGGACTTCAGCTTGAGGATGCTTACAATCAGGCGAACCAAGTAGATGATCACTTGGAAAAAGAATTGCCATATGCGTTTGATGAGGATTTCGGCTATTTAACAAGCTGTCCATCAAATACAGGAACGGGGATGCGAGCGTCCGTCATGATGCATTTACCAGCGCTGACGATGACTAAGCAAATTGATCGTATTATTCCAGCTATTTCGAGGCTGGGTATGGTCGTCCGAGGGAGCTATGGTGAAGGTAGTGAGGCGCCTGGCAACGTTTATCAAGTCTCGAATCAGACGACACTTGGTAAAACGGAGCAGGAAATTCTTGTCGATTTGGGCAATATTACATCGCGTTTAATCGCCCATGAACGGAATTCACGTGAATTGCTACTAGCGAAATCGCGAATTGCATTGGAAAATAGAGTTTTCCGTTCGCTCGGTACAATTAGCTATGCCCGTTTATTGCCATCAGGTGAGGCGGCACGTTGTTTGTCGGATGTTCGATTAGGTATTGACATTGGCATTATTGAAGATATAGACATGTCCATTTTGAATGAACTACTCATTTTCATGCAAACAGGATTTTTACAACAATATGCTGATGTGGAATTATCTCAGGAAGAACGAGATATATTTAGAGCGAAACTATTTCGTGAACGACTCCATGCCGAGCGTATATTGGCTTCAGTAGAAAAAAGTAAGGAAGAGTGA
- a CDS encoding UvrB/UvrC motif-containing protein, whose protein sequence is MICENCKERPASVIITQESVAGSVERHLCDKCAFQMQAFHFDPNQEPLSIQQFLSHWFSGTDPFQAQQQARDSSQTGLECPSCGLTFQKFIEIGKFGCATCYDTFRGKLPQVLRKLHNGHSSHVGKIPVSFNKLYAVKKKIEEIRVKMQVAIEAEQFEEAAALRDEANTLKQHLANGGETSDVD, encoded by the coding sequence GTGATATGTGAAAATTGTAAGGAACGACCAGCCTCCGTCATTATTACGCAGGAAAGTGTGGCGGGTTCGGTGGAGCGTCATTTATGTGATAAATGTGCTTTTCAGATGCAGGCATTCCACTTTGACCCAAATCAGGAGCCGTTGTCGATTCAGCAGTTTCTGTCACACTGGTTTAGCGGGACGGACCCATTTCAAGCACAGCAGCAAGCACGTGATAGTTCGCAAACCGGGCTTGAATGTCCTTCATGTGGCTTGACATTCCAAAAGTTCATCGAAATTGGCAAATTTGGTTGTGCAACGTGTTACGACACATTCCGTGGCAAATTGCCACAAGTATTAAGAAAGCTCCACAATGGTCACTCGAGTCATGTAGGGAAAATCCCGGTGTCATTCAATAAATTATATGCAGTTAAAAAGAAAATCGAAGAAATTCGTGTGAAAATGCAAGTAGCTATCGAGGCGGAGCAATTTGAAGAAGCGGCAGCTTTACGTGATGAGGCGAATACACTAAAGCAACACCTTGCCAATGGAGGTGAAACGAGCGATGTCGATTGA
- a CDS encoding CtsR family transcriptional regulator: MRNISDIIEGYLKAIIEEEQKGAIVIKRSEVAEKFQCVPSQINYVIKTRFTVERGYAVESKRGGGGYIRIFRVQTNSRKELIEHVLEGIRTGISFTMAEDIVYRLMEEEVVSERESRLILAAVDRTTLYQPLPERDILRARILQAMLVTLIYEQLD; encoded by the coding sequence ATGCGAAATATTTCTGACATTATAGAAGGTTATTTAAAGGCCATCATCGAAGAAGAACAGAAAGGCGCAATAGTCATTAAGCGCAGTGAAGTTGCAGAGAAGTTCCAATGCGTACCTTCTCAAATCAATTACGTTATTAAAACTCGTTTTACGGTAGAACGTGGTTACGCAGTTGAATCGAAGCGTGGCGGCGGTGGCTATATCCGTATTTTTCGAGTGCAGACCAATTCGCGCAAAGAATTGATTGAACATGTTTTAGAAGGGATTCGAACGGGAATCTCCTTTACGATGGCTGAGGATATTGTCTATAGATTGATGGAGGAGGAAGTTGTGTCAGAGCGTGAATCGAGGCTTATTTTAGCTGCTGTCGATCGTACAACGCTCTATCAGCCGCTTCCAGAACGTGATATTCTTCGTGCCCGGATTTTACAGGCGATGCTCGTAACGCTTATTTATGAGCAGTTAGACTGA